Proteins co-encoded in one Apodemus sylvaticus chromosome 6, mApoSyl1.1, whole genome shotgun sequence genomic window:
- the Cfl2 gene encoding cofilin-2 — protein MASGVTVNDEVIKVFNDMKVRKSSTQEEIKKRKKAVLFCLSDDKRQIIVEEAKQILVGDIGDTVEDPYTSFVKLLPLNDCRYALYDATYETKESKKEDLVFIFWAPESAPLKSKMIYASSKDAIKKKFTGIKHEWQVNGLDDIKDRSTLGEKLGGSVVVSLEGKPL, from the exons ATG gcATCTGGAGTTACAGTGAATGATGAAGTCATCAAAGTTTTTAATGATATGAAAGTAAGAAAATCTTCTACACAGGAGGagatcaaaaaaagaaagaaagcagttcTCTTCTGTTTAAGCGATGACAAAAGACAAATAATTGTAGAGGAAGCAAAGCAGATCTTGGTGGGTGACATTGGTGACACTGTAGAGGACCCCTACACATCTTTTGTGAAGTTGCTACCTCTGAATGATTGCCGATATGCTTTGTACGATGCCACATACGAAACAAAAGAGTCTAAGAAAGAAGACCTAGTATTTATATTCTG GGCTCCTGAAAGTGCACCGTTAAAAAGCAAGATGATTTATGCTAGCTCTAAAGATgccattaaaaagaaatttacag gtatTAAACATGAGTGGCAAGTAAATGGCTTGGACGATATTAAGGACCGCTCGACACTGGGAGAGAAACTGGGAGGCAGTGTTGTAGTTTCCCTTGAAGGAAAGCCACTATAA